GGCCCACCGGGTGACCGAGGAGATGCGGGCCGAGAACGAAAGGCAGGCGCTCCATGACGGGCTGACCGGTCTGCCGAACCGGCGCCACTATGACAAGACATTGGACGAGCGTCTGCACAGCGCGCGGGGCGACGGGCCACAGGACTGTGTGCTGATCCGCATCGACCTGGACCATTTCAAATACGTCAACGACACGCTGGGCCACGAGGCCGGCGATCTGGTGCTGATGCGTGTGGCGGATGTATTGCGCGATTGTCTGCGTGGCAGCGATTTCGCCGCTCGTATCGGCGGGGACGAGTTCACGGTGCTCATGGCGCCGGGGGCGTCCGAGGCGGATGCCATCGCGCTTGTCGAACGTATCCGCGCGCAGATCGAGGTGCCGCTTCTCTACGAAGGCCGCCAATGCCGCTTTGGCGCGAGCTTTGGCGTCGCCCATATCGCTGAACTCGCCCAGGTCGGCGAGGATATCCAGATGTTCGCCGACGCCGCGCTCTACCGGGCCAAGGAAGGCGGGCGAAACAGGTCAGAGCTTTTCACGCCCGATCTGCACCGCCAGATCCAGCACGATCGCCGCCTGGCTGTCGAGATTCACGAGGCTCTGGACAACGACCAGTTCGTGCCTTTCTTCCAGCCGCAGGTCGCGGCGGAGGGTGGCCGGCTGGTGGGTGTTGAAACGCTGCTGCGCTGGAACCATCCAACCGACGGCCTGCTGGCCCCCGATGCCTTCATGAACGTGGCGGAGCAGTTGCGGCTGGTCGCCGATATCGACCGGATCATGATGGAGAAATCCCGCGATGCGCTGTCGCGCTGGCGGGCGCGCGGGCTGATCATGCCCAAGATCAGTTTCAACGTGTCCTCGGGCCGGATGCACGACCCCGATGTGGTCGCACTGGCCAGCGAAATGGCGGCCGAAGAGACCAAGGTGACCTTCGAATTGCTGGAATCGATCCTTGTGGAAGAGGAAAGCGAGGCGTTCAAGTTCCACCTCGGCATGCTGCGCGAGGCCGGCATCGACATCGAGATCGACGATTTCGGCTCCGGCCATGCCTCGATCATCGGGGTGATGGAGATCGCGCCGTCTGCGCTGAAGATCGACAAGCGGATCGTCATGCCGCTGGAAGATGACCTGCGCAACCGCAGCCTGGTGCGGGCCATCGTGGAAATCGCCGAAACGCTCGGCATCGAAACCGTGGCTGAGGGCGTGGAGACCCAGGAACAGGCCGATATCCTGCGCGGGATCGGCTGCACGGTTCTGCAGGGCTATCTGTTTGCCAAGCCGTTGACCGAAGAGGCCCTGCTGGCGTTCGCTTTGGGGTCCGACAGGCGCACCGCCTGACCCTGCCGCGGAAAGACGGGGAACGGCCGGCCGGTCAGCCGCCCGAATTGCCCTTGATCATGCGACGGCGCAGGATCCCCGACAGCCAGTCCATGAAGATGACCATCACCACGATCAGCACGATGTAATAGCTGACCTCCTCCCAGTCCTTCTGGGTGATGATCGCCTGGGTCAGCATCAGCCCGATCCCGCCGCCTGTGATCGCGCCGATGATCGTCGCGCTGCGGGTGTTGGATTCTAGGTAATACAGCACCTGGCTGAGCAGGACCGGCGTGATTTGCGGGATCACGCCGAACCGATACCGCGCAAGGACCGGCGCGCCGGTGGACTGCACCCCCTCGATCTGCTTGCTGTCGACATTTTCCAGCGCCTCGGAGAAGAGCTTGCCGAACGATCCGCTGTCGGTCAGCAGGATGGCGAGCGCCCCGGTCATCGGTCCGGGACCGAAGGCGCGGGAAAGCAGGATGGTGAAGATCAGCGCATCCACCCCCCGCACGAAGTCGAAGACCCGCCGCACGGCAAAGCGCAGCGTCATGATGGGGGTGAAGTTCTTGGCCGCGAGGAAGGCCAGCGGCAGCGCCAGAAGGGCAGCCCCCATCGTGCCGAGGAACGCCATCAGGATCGTCTCACCCAAGGCCCAGAACACCTGTGCATGGTGCCAAAGCGGGTTTTCCCAGAAATCGTGCCACGCGCCGGCGATGTTGGACCGGTCCGGATCGATCTGCGGGCCGAACAGGATCGCGACCACCGAATGGCCGTGATAGGGGCTGTCGAGCGTGAACCAGAA
The genomic region above belongs to Rhodovulum sp. P5 and contains:
- the phnE gene encoding phosphonate ABC transporter, permease protein PhnE is translated as MSDMTADLSARMAGADRLIRRKRLVSIGAPLAVLAYLSYVFFAFDVIGLAERARVDNAMTLMRDTYSYKTVVSRNNRTGDLTIAKEGERAGLYPEGTSPDWVMPRGQTTEIDLADGHYVRFLPERAAIYHHPDFGDIRVQVTSGVQINLPESEIPDWISYSKARVDITTEAGRLTMTRAKTEVFRYFFGWELFWFTLDSPYHGHSVVAILFGPQIDPDRSNIAGAWHDFWENPLWHHAQVFWALGETILMAFLGTMGAALLALPLAFLAAKNFTPIMTLRFAVRRVFDFVRGVDALIFTILLSRAFGPGPMTGALAILLTDSGSFGKLFSEALENVDSKQIEGVQSTGAPVLARYRFGVIPQITPVLLSQVLYYLESNTRSATIIGAITGGGIGLMLTQAIITQKDWEEVSYYIVLIVVMVIFMDWLSGILRRRMIKGNSGG